A single window of Loxodonta africana isolate mLoxAfr1 chromosome 10, mLoxAfr1.hap2, whole genome shotgun sequence DNA harbors:
- the DIO3 gene encoding thyroxine 5-deiodinase → MPRQAAPRSLPGVGGGGQGSRGAATTMLRSLLLHSLRLCAQTASCLVLFPRFLGTAFMLWLLDFLCIRKHFLGRRRRGQPETEVELNSDGEEVPPDDPPISVSDDNRLCTLASLKAVWHGQKLDFFKQAHEGGPAPNSEVVLPDGFQSQRILDYVRGNRPLVLNFGSCTUPPFMARMSAFQRLVTKYRRDVDFLIIYIEEAHPSDGWVTTDSPYSIPQHRSLEDRVSAARVLQQGAPGCALVLDTMANSSSSAYGAYFERLYVIQNGTIVYQGGRGPDGYQVAELRTWLERYDEQLHSAQTRRV, encoded by the coding sequence ATGCCGCGCCAGGCCGCCCCGCGGTCCTTGCCCGGAGTTGGTGGGGGGGGTCAGGGGTCCCGGGGGGCTGCGACCACCATGCTCCGCTCCCTGCTGCTTCACTCGCTGAGGCTCTGCGCCCAGACGGCCTCGTGCCTCGTGCTCTTCCCGCGCTTCCTCGGCACGGCCTTCATGCTCTGGCTTCTCGATTTCCTGTGCATCCGAAAGCATTTCCTGGGCCGCCGCCGTCGGGGCCAGCCCGAGACCGAGGTGGAGCTCAACAGCGACGGCGAAGAGGTGCCCCCCGACGACCCCCCCATCAGCGTGTCCGACGACAACCGCCTTTGCACCCTGGCGTCGCTCAAGGCAGTGTGGCACGGCCAGAAGTTGGATTTCTTCAAACAGGCGCACGAGGGCGGCCCAGCACCCAACTCCGAAGTGGTCCTGCCCGACGGCTTCCAGAGTCAGCGCATCCTCGACTATGTGCGTGGGAACCGCCCGCTGGTGCTCAATTTCGGCAGCTGCACCTGACCCCCGTTCATGGCGCGCATGAGCGCCTTCCAACGCCTGGTCACCAAGTACCGGCGCGATGTGGACTTCCTCATCATCTACATCGAGGAAGCACACCCTTCCGACGGCTGGGTCACCACAGACTCTCCCTACAGCATCCCGCAGCACCGAAGCTTGGAGGACCGCGTCAGCGCTGCACGGGTACTGCAGCAAGGCGCTCCCGGATGTGCGCTGGTTCTTGATACCATGGCTAACTCCAGCAGTTCGGCCTACGGCGCCTACTTCGAGCGTCTCTACGTCATCCAGAATGGCACCATTGTGTACCAGGGTGGCCGTGGGCCCGACGGCTACCAGGTAGCAGAGTTGCGCACCTGGCTGGAGCGCTACGACGAGCAACTGCACAGTGCTCAAACTCGTCGGGTGTAA